Proteins from a single region of Candidatus Woesearchaeota archaeon:
- the folK gene encoding 2-amino-4-hydroxy-6-hydroxymethyldihydropteridine diphosphokinase, whose product MSGIFISLGSNLGERKENLAQAITLLKLKCTVLKTSSIYETKPMYNLDQPPFLNQVIEIETSLLPHELLYHCLEIETNMGRVRTIKNEPRIIDLDVLLYKDVIINTTNLILPHPLIQDRAFVLAPLCDIAPLKIHPVLNKRMVELLEKVNPKDQIEKM is encoded by the coding sequence ATGTCTGGAATTTTTATTAGTCTTGGATCAAATCTTGGTGAGAGAAAAGAAAATCTTGCGCAAGCCATAACACTTCTCAAACTCAAATGCACTGTTCTCAAAACGTCTTCAATTTATGAAACAAAACCGATGTATAACCTCGATCAACCTCCCTTCCTGAATCAAGTTATTGAAATTGAAACTTCATTATTACCTCATGAATTATTATATCACTGTCTTGAAATTGAAACCAACATGGGCAGAGTGCGAACCATCAAAAATGAACCTAGAATTATCGATCTAGATGTACTTCTCTACAAAGATGTTATTATCAATACCACTAATCTCATTCTTCCTCACCCTCTCATTCAGGATCGAGCATTCGTCTTAGCCCCTCTTTGTGATATCGCCCCTCTTAAAATCCATCCTGTCTTAAACAAAAGAATGGTGGAGCTATTAGAAAAAGTCAACCCCAAAGACCAAATAGAAAAGATGTGA
- a CDS encoding NAD(P)H-dependent oxidoreductase produces the protein MEFKDIVHKRYATKTFDGKQLPLDKVQQLLEMIRYAPSSFNIQPWKIKVITDQATKEKLLPVSWNQPQITSCSHLLIFCADTNIIDNIHKLEKALGPQAQGYIDMMKGFANNLTPEQKLSWAQRQVYLALANALNGATSLGFDSCPMEGFSAADYSKILNLPAHLVPTVVCPIGFAADVARPKMRFSKEEVFF, from the coding sequence ATGGAATTCAAAGACATTGTTCATAAACGCTATGCTACCAAAACATTTGATGGTAAACAACTCCCACTAGATAAAGTTCAACAGCTTCTCGAGATGATTCGCTACGCGCCATCATCTTTTAACATCCAACCCTGGAAAATTAAAGTCATAACTGATCAAGCAACGAAAGAGAAACTTCTTCCTGTATCTTGGAACCAACCCCAAATTACTTCCTGTTCACATTTGTTAATATTCTGTGCTGATACAAACATCATAGATAACATTCACAAACTTGAAAAAGCACTAGGTCCACAAGCACAAGGCTATATTGACATGATGAAAGGTTTTGCTAACAACTTAACTCCCGAGCAAAAACTCTCTTGGGCACAACGCCAAGTCTATCTTGCATTAGCTAATGCTTTGAATGGTGCCACCTCATTAGGATTTGACTCTTGCCCGATGGAAGGATTTAGTGCCGCGGATTACAGCAAAATTCTTAATTTACCTGCACATTTAGTACCCACCGTGGTGTGTCCCATTGGCTTTGCAGCCGACGTTGCAAGACCAAAAATGCGTTTTTCAAAAGAAGAAGTATTCTTTTAG
- the dph5 gene encoding diphthine synthase, translating to MTLYLIGIGLENQKDITLKGLEAVKKCSKVYAESYTSLLQCTFDDLESFYGKKIIVADRAMSEQGDLIIIQEAKHEDVAFLIIGDPFSATTHVELFRLAKEQNVNVKVIHNASILTSIGIVGLQLYKYGRIASIPFIEDHPQLETPYRLLQQNQYLDMHTLFLLDLTPGKNRFMTVNQALEILEQIESRKKENLIKSTMVVIGCARLGWDNYLIKSGTIEELKKFDFGPPPHCLIIPSKLHFVEQEMINLWK from the coding sequence ATGACGCTCTATCTTATTGGGATTGGACTTGAAAACCAAAAAGACATTACTCTCAAAGGTCTTGAAGCAGTAAAAAAATGCAGCAAAGTCTACGCTGAATCATATACTTCCCTTCTGCAATGCACATTTGATGATTTAGAATCTTTCTACGGTAAGAAAATCATCGTAGCAGACCGAGCCATGTCTGAACAAGGCGATCTTATTATTATCCAAGAAGCAAAGCATGAAGATGTTGCGTTCCTCATTATTGGTGATCCCTTCTCAGCCACAACTCACGTCGAATTATTCCGTCTTGCTAAAGAACAAAATGTTAATGTTAAAGTAATTCACAATGCTTCTATCCTCACATCCATTGGGATTGTAGGACTACAACTCTATAAATATGGAAGAATTGCATCTATTCCCTTCATCGAGGATCATCCTCAATTAGAGACGCCCTATCGTCTCTTGCAACAGAACCAATATTTAGACATGCACACTCTATTCTTACTCGACCTCACGCCAGGAAAAAACCGTTTTATGACTGTTAACCAAGCACTTGAAATACTAGAGCAGATTGAATCACGCAAGAAAGAAAATCTCATTAAATCTACTATGGTTGTCATTGGTTGTGCTCGACTTGGTTGGGATAATTACCTTATCAAATCTGGTACCATTGAAGAACTTAAAAAATTTGATTTTGGTCCACCACCTCACTGTTTGATTATCCCCTCAAAGTTGCACTTTGTGGAGCAAGAAATGATCAACTTGTGGAAATAA
- a CDS encoding GNAT family N-acetyltransferase: MIIENVQSQAKRLSIQENGKEAGHAYIYIIKNGLHAQPYALLEDVFVEEEYRSKGFGTQLVKAAIEEAKKLSCTKIIGTSRHSRPTVHEWYKKIGFEDWGKEFRMNLI, from the coding sequence ATGATCATTGAGAACGTGCAAAGTCAAGCCAAACGCTTGAGTATCCAAGAAAATGGCAAAGAAGCTGGTCATGCGTATATTTACATCATAAAAAATGGGCTTCATGCTCAACCCTACGCACTTCTTGAAGATGTTTTTGTTGAAGAAGAGTATCGTAGTAAAGGTTTTGGCACACAACTAGTCAAGGCAGCAATCGAAGAAGCTAAAAAACTAAGCTGCACAAAAATTATCGGTACAAGCCGTCATAGTCGCCCTACCGTGCATGAATGGTATAAAAAAATAGGTTTTGAAGATTGGGGTAAAGAATTTAGGATGAATTTGATTTAA
- a CDS encoding metallophosphoesterase produces the protein MEREVIIIGDVEIGGGTLTDDFIADRTFSNLIAKLTKQEHPVDLVLNGDTFDFLKCPLIINGKNMFPRHINADISLEKLEMMVHSHPRFFTAIKKFVRKKKNRVYFIIGNHDPDLVFRSVQRQIKKILHSKENVYFSFRYQHAGVYAEHGHQYDFLNKVNKKKLFLMYKKEKILNIPWVSFSLISNFMTMKEEHPFSERIKPWPLLFSHHHLVLRKLNKRSLEYLFKALLYYPIRYFRDPTYWVPTELFRELYRRMKNVHWDVDEVLEKFKRKQRWRRNLQHQIHVLGHVHKWHVEQLQAGTVFIHPDTWRDEYMFDDKTRLLKPKTKRYVRVAIEKDVIKEWEIVEMVSKRKGFKFDDVIKDEFAYISKAAQEEGHRVKVIGIKSNSS, from the coding sequence ATGGAGCGGGAAGTTATTATCATTGGTGATGTTGAGATAGGTGGTGGAACCCTTACTGATGATTTCATAGCAGATAGAACATTCTCAAATTTGATTGCAAAATTAACAAAACAAGAACATCCTGTGGATTTAGTTCTTAACGGAGACACGTTTGATTTTCTAAAATGCCCTTTGATTATTAATGGGAAGAACATGTTTCCTCGGCATATTAATGCAGATATTTCACTTGAAAAGTTAGAGATGATGGTTCATTCGCATCCTCGATTTTTTACAGCAATAAAGAAGTTTGTACGAAAGAAAAAAAATAGAGTTTATTTTATTATAGGAAATCACGATCCAGATCTTGTGTTTAGATCAGTACAACGACAAATTAAGAAAATTTTGCACAGTAAAGAGAATGTTTATTTTAGTTTTCGGTATCAGCATGCTGGCGTATATGCCGAACATGGTCACCAGTACGATTTTTTAAATAAAGTTAATAAGAAAAAATTATTTTTAATGTATAAGAAAGAAAAAATTCTCAACATCCCTTGGGTTTCTTTTAGCTTAATTAGCAATTTTATGACGATGAAGGAAGAGCATCCTTTTTCTGAAAGGATTAAGCCATGGCCATTGTTATTTTCACATCATCACTTAGTGTTGCGTAAACTTAACAAGAGATCATTAGAATATTTGTTTAAAGCGTTATTGTATTATCCTATTCGGTATTTTCGGGATCCAACCTATTGGGTACCTACAGAACTGTTTCGTGAATTATATCGAAGAATGAAAAATGTTCATTGGGATGTTGATGAAGTTTTAGAGAAATTTAAGCGTAAACAACGCTGGAGAAGAAATCTTCAACACCAAATTCATGTTTTAGGTCATGTCCATAAATGGCACGTTGAGCAGCTGCAAGCAGGGACTGTTTTTATTCATCCAGATACGTGGCGAGATGAATATATGTTTGATGATAAAACACGACTTCTCAAACCAAAGACGAAAAGATATGTGCGTGTTGCAATAGAGAAAGATGTGATAAAAGAGTGGGAAATTGTTGAAATGGTATCAAAACGTAAAGGATTCAAATTTGATGATGTGATAAAAGATGAGTTTGCATATATCAGCAAAGCAGCACAAGAGGAAGGGCATAGAGTTAAGGTGATAGGGATTAAATCAAATTCATCCTAA
- a CDS encoding DUF4346 domain-containing protein, which yields MAAKKYVWFTQTLKLDEKITATHDPLVEWHPDPKGYFLIRVNQSKKRIELGYVTNQHVITKAIYGKNAMDLYHTVVRHKLITRLEHAAYLGKEFYKAELCLRYGKEYKQEFPINFKDKEVVKLKVNS from the coding sequence ATGGCTGCTAAGAAATATGTTTGGTTTACCCAGACACTCAAACTTGACGAGAAAATTACTGCAACTCATGATCCTCTTGTAGAATGGCATCCTGATCCTAAAGGATATTTTTTGATTCGTGTTAATCAATCTAAAAAACGTATTGAATTAGGTTACGTTACCAATCAACACGTTATCACCAAAGCAATCTATGGAAAAAACGCGATGGATCTATATCATACCGTTGTTCGTCATAAACTCATTACTCGATTGGAACACGCAGCATATCTTGGTAAAGAGTTCTATAAAGCAGAGCTTTGCTTGCGTTACGGCAAAGAGTATAAGCAGGAATTTCCAATAAATTTCAAAGATAAAGAAGTCGTAAAATTAAAAGTGAATAGTTGA
- a CDS encoding redoxin domain-containing protein, whose amino-acid sequence MEQNKIEIGAHAPDFSAKAFHNDQIVDLKLSNYRGKWVVVAFYPADFTFICPTELVSLAEHYEEFKKLKTEILSVSTDTVFSHKAWWDNSPSIKKIAYPMVADPTGKICRSYGTYIETEGLSLRGTFIVDPDGILKAMDIHDNSIGRSTDEIIRKLKAAQFVRENGGEVCPANWQPGAKTLRPGLNLVGKI is encoded by the coding sequence ATGGAACAAAACAAAATTGAAATTGGTGCGCATGCCCCTGACTTTAGTGCCAAAGCTTTTCATAACGATCAAATTGTTGATCTAAAATTAAGTAATTACCGAGGAAAATGGGTTGTAGTTGCATTTTATCCTGCAGACTTCACTTTTATCTGCCCGACTGAATTAGTGAGCCTTGCCGAACATTATGAAGAATTTAAGAAACTTAAAACAGAAATACTCTCCGTAAGCACTGATACTGTATTTTCACATAAAGCATGGTGGGACAACTCACCTTCAATTAAGAAAATAGCCTATCCTATGGTTGCTGATCCTACTGGGAAAATCTGCCGCAGTTATGGAACATATATTGAAACTGAAGGTCTAAGTTTGCGTGGAACATTTATTGTTGATCCAGATGGCATTCTCAAAGCGATGGATATTCATGACAACAGCATCGGTCGTAGCACTGATGAAATTATTCGCAAATTAAAAGCAGCCCAATTTGTTCGTGAAAACGGCGGTGAAGTTTGTCCTGCAAACTGGCAACCTGGCGCAAAAACACTTCGACCTGGTTTGAACCTTGTTGGAAAGATCTAA
- a CDS encoding Fe-Mn family superoxide dismutase gives MTAYEPKNYEHLLGLAGFSDILLKNHFTLYQGYVTNTNKLRDILATLVKESKISTPEFAELTRRFGWEFNGMRLHELYFGNLNKTALKLDHNSHLAKNIIATWGSIETWEKELRGICAMRGIGWGVLYYDLSTGKLFNTWINEHDVGHLTTCAPLLIVDVFEHAFMVDYGLKRADYLEAVFKAIDYKEVERRYGVVGGK, from the coding sequence ATGACTGCTTACGAACCAAAAAATTATGAACATCTCCTTGGACTTGCCGGCTTTAGCGATATCTTGCTTAAGAATCATTTTACACTCTACCAAGGGTATGTTACCAATACCAACAAACTTCGAGATATTCTTGCAACCCTTGTCAAAGAGAGTAAAATTTCCACTCCTGAATTTGCCGAGCTTACTCGTCGCTTTGGCTGGGAGTTTAATGGTATGCGTTTACATGAACTCTACTTTGGCAATTTAAATAAAACTGCTCTTAAACTTGACCATAACAGTCACCTTGCAAAAAATATCATTGCAACCTGGGGATCAATTGAAACTTGGGAGAAAGAATTACGTGGCATTTGTGCTATGCGTGGCATCGGTTGGGGCGTACTCTACTATGATCTTTCAACTGGTAAACTCTTTAACACCTGGATCAATGAGCATGATGTAGGTCACTTAACCACCTGTGCTCCTCTTTTGATTGTTGACGTCTTTGAACATGCATTCATGGTTGATTACGGCTTAAAACGCGCTGATTATCTTGAGGCAGTCTTCAAAGCCATCGATTATAAAGAAGTCGAAAGACGCTATGGTGTAGTTGGCGGAAAATAA
- a CDS encoding M3 family oligoendopeptidase, which yields MVGKNKVVVRKNKEMYQEDTWDLSALKTGDLDSELAAIGKKVKNLEAQRKLLTNTITPKVFLTILREFEMLRKHIEMFASFYHLKQCEDVSNQTMLAASSKIESTLTQAGNRLLFFSFWFKDLPDAKAQELIKASGKYHYYLETIRKTKKYTLSEKEEKIINLKDVTGSSALNTLYELTTSHFEYILDGKKYTQEELVTFVRSGSATVREKTYRTLLSPYQKHADVIGEIYKNIIMDWRQEHITLRGYKSAISVRNVDNDLPDKAVEALLHVCQKNENVFHRFFEIKRKRLGLKQLRRYDIYAPLAEEKATISYDEAIRIVLETFDSFSSQFGNAARKIIDGKHIHSSIGPKKRSGAFCSTVTTDIAPYVFLTYTGKYRDVSTLAHELGHGVHSVLSAGQTEFTHSSCLPLAETASVFSEMLLAQKVRTKNPALAKQMIFTHLDDIYATIIRQAGFVRFEIVAHEMIKQGKTVDEISAKYLEMLRKQVGSNVVVDDLFAHEWLYIPHIFHTPFYCYAYAFGNLLTLALYEMYQEQGEKMVNKIITMLAAGGSESPVKVTKALGVDICSEKFWQKGFDSISKMIDEIE from the coding sequence GTGGTTGGGAAAAATAAAGTGGTAGTTAGAAAAAATAAAGAGATGTACCAAGAGGATACTTGGGATCTTTCTGCGTTAAAGACTGGCGACCTAGATAGTGAACTTGCAGCAATTGGAAAAAAAGTAAAGAATTTGGAAGCGCAACGCAAACTCCTCACCAATACTATTACTCCAAAAGTATTTTTGACAATTCTTCGAGAATTTGAAATGTTACGTAAGCATATTGAAATGTTTGCATCATTTTATCACCTTAAACAATGTGAGGATGTGTCTAATCAAACGATGCTTGCAGCAAGTTCTAAAATTGAGAGTACTCTTACGCAAGCAGGTAATAGGTTACTCTTTTTTTCATTCTGGTTTAAAGACCTTCCCGATGCTAAAGCGCAAGAATTAATCAAAGCAAGTGGAAAATATCATTATTACCTTGAAACAATACGTAAAACAAAAAAATATACTCTTAGTGAAAAAGAGGAAAAAATAATCAATCTTAAAGATGTTACGGGTAGTTCTGCGCTTAATACTCTGTATGAGCTTACAACAAGCCACTTTGAGTACATTCTTGATGGGAAAAAGTATACTCAAGAAGAGTTAGTGACATTTGTTCGTTCAGGTTCTGCTACAGTACGTGAAAAAACATATCGCACTTTGCTTTCCCCTTATCAAAAACATGCTGATGTGATCGGTGAGATCTACAAAAATATCATTATGGATTGGAGACAGGAACACATTACGCTGCGAGGATATAAGAGTGCCATTTCTGTTCGTAATGTTGACAATGATTTACCTGATAAAGCAGTAGAAGCGTTATTGCATGTTTGTCAAAAAAACGAGAACGTGTTTCATCGTTTCTTTGAGATTAAACGGAAAAGGTTAGGATTAAAACAATTACGACGGTATGATATTTATGCCCCGCTGGCTGAAGAGAAGGCAACTATTTCATATGATGAAGCAATTCGCATCGTATTGGAAACATTTGATAGTTTTTCTTCACAATTTGGTAACGCAGCGCGTAAGATCATAGATGGCAAACATATCCATTCTTCTATTGGTCCTAAAAAGCGTTCTGGCGCGTTTTGTAGTACAGTCACTACAGATATTGCCCCTTATGTATTTTTAACGTATACGGGCAAATATCGTGATGTATCAACGCTGGCACATGAGTTAGGGCATGGTGTTCATTCTGTTTTATCGGCAGGTCAGACAGAATTTACTCATTCTTCATGTTTGCCTTTAGCGGAAACAGCTTCTGTTTTTAGTGAAATGCTTTTAGCGCAGAAGGTGCGTACAAAGAATCCAGCTTTAGCTAAACAAATGATATTTACCCATTTGGATGATATTTACGCAACCATCATTCGCCAGGCTGGCTTTGTTCGGTTTGAGATTGTTGCGCATGAGATGATTAAACAAGGAAAAACAGTAGATGAAATTAGTGCAAAATACCTGGAGATGTTACGAAAACAGGTAGGATCAAATGTGGTTGTTGATGATTTGTTTGCTCATGAATGGTTGTATATTCCTCACATTTTCCACACGCCGTTTTATTGCTATGCGTATGCGTTTGGGAATCTTTTGACTCTTGCCCTATATGAGATGTATCAAGAACAAGGTGAGAAGATGGTAAATAAGATAATTACCATGCTCGCTGCTGGCGGAAGTGAGAGTCCTGTTAAAGTTACTAAAGCACTTGGTGTTGATATTTGTTCTGAAAAATTCTGGCAAAAAGGATTTGATTCGATTTCTAAGATGATTGATGAAATTGAGTAG
- a CDS encoding radical SAM protein produces MQEENQYYSYNSGDLPKGCEMCVRGEKVVLFVTGICPRKCYFCPLSDAKYGKDVSFANERSLQSSQDLIKEAEMMDAKGAGITGGDPLIKIERTLRYIKALKDHFGKEFHIHLYTSFNLVSEKNMQQLYQAGLDEIRFHPDLESTRFWKHILFARKFPWSMGIEVPLIPTKRKELKAMIDYFCDKVDFMNFNELERADNDLSKVDELGLKTIDQFSYAIEGSVELGLELMEYVKTKKGDLPVHVCTAKLKDATQLTNRLERESHGMKRDFDRVDDEGLLVRGALYLPDLSPGFGYRAKLAEMDKIPILDQLKVIEKKILNHIPLKENEYALDCEKPRILLGVKNLRVHKAFFHSLGLLTAIVKELPTADQLEIEVDFLE; encoded by the coding sequence ATGCAGGAAGAGAACCAATATTATTCTTATAATTCAGGCGACCTACCTAAAGGCTGCGAGATGTGTGTGCGTGGAGAGAAAGTAGTTTTATTTGTGACTGGAATTTGTCCCAGAAAATGCTACTTTTGCCCTCTTTCTGATGCAAAATATGGTAAAGATGTTAGTTTTGCAAATGAACGATCACTTCAAAGTTCGCAGGATTTAATTAAAGAAGCAGAAATGATGGATGCAAAAGGGGCAGGGATTACTGGCGGCGATCCGCTGATTAAAATTGAACGAACACTACGTTATATTAAAGCCCTTAAAGACCATTTTGGAAAAGAGTTCCATATACATCTGTACACTTCCTTTAATTTAGTTAGTGAAAAAAACATGCAGCAATTGTATCAAGCAGGCCTTGATGAGATTCGTTTTCACCCCGATCTAGAAAGCACACGATTTTGGAAACATATTCTTTTTGCTCGAAAATTTCCATGGTCAATGGGTATTGAAGTCCCTCTGATTCCTACAAAGAGAAAAGAATTGAAAGCTATGATAGATTATTTTTGTGATAAAGTGGACTTTATGAATTTTAATGAATTAGAACGAGCAGATAATGATCTTTCAAAAGTAGATGAACTTGGACTTAAAACGATTGATCAATTTAGTTATGCCATAGAAGGGTCAGTTGAGCTTGGATTAGAACTGATGGAATATGTCAAGACAAAAAAAGGCGACTTGCCCGTTCATGTTTGTACCGCAAAACTTAAAGATGCAACACAGCTTACAAATCGCTTGGAAAGGGAATCACACGGCATGAAACGCGATTTTGATCGAGTTGACGATGAAGGACTCTTAGTACGAGGAGCATTGTATTTACCAGATCTTTCACCCGGATTTGGGTATAGGGCGAAGTTGGCAGAGATGGATAAAATACCAATTCTAGATCAGTTGAAAGTGATTGAGAAAAAAATATTGAATCACATACCTCTCAAAGAAAATGAATATGCATTAGATTGTGAAAAACCACGAATTTTATTAGGTGTCAAAAATCTGCGTGTGCATAAAGCATTTTTCCATTCTTTAGGTCTGTTGACCGCAATTGTAAAAGAATTGCCTACGGCGGATCAATTAGAAATTGAAGTAGATTTCTTGGAGTGA
- a CDS encoding U32 family peptidase — protein sequence MYKIPEIMAPVGSFEALAAAIQAKADSVYFGIEQLNMRARSTNNFSIEDLHEIVKQCHKNNIKAYLTLNTILYDHDLALMHKICNEAKKAGVNAVIVADVAAMIYARSIGLAIHLSTQANITNIDAVKFYSQFADTVVLARELTLEQITKIVQQIKDQQIKGPSGKIVDVEVFVHGALCVAISGKCYMSLATYNASANRGACLQNCRRSYKITDEETGDELVVDNKYIMSPKDLCTIGFVDKLIESGVSIFKIEGRGKGPEYVFTTATVYKEAILAYQDKTYTPEKIATWTTRLSQVYNRGFWQGGYYLGKQLGEWSGSYGSQATHEKIYVGKVDNYYPKTQIAQVLLDAGELKVAETIFVTGPTTGIQEVTVSQLCIDEKNVVHAPKSSLVTFPCSSTVRKNDKVYRWKQRDICPR from the coding sequence ATGTACAAAATTCCCGAAATTATGGCGCCTGTGGGATCATTTGAAGCGCTTGCTGCTGCAATCCAAGCAAAAGCTGATTCCGTGTATTTTGGTATTGAGCAGCTTAATATGCGGGCTCGTTCAACGAATAATTTTAGCATTGAGGATTTACACGAAATCGTTAAGCAGTGTCATAAAAATAATATCAAAGCGTATCTTACATTAAATACTATCTTGTATGATCATGATCTCGCATTAATGCATAAAATCTGTAATGAAGCAAAAAAAGCTGGTGTCAATGCAGTTATCGTTGCTGATGTTGCTGCTATGATCTATGCTCGATCAATTGGTCTTGCTATCCATCTATCCACTCAAGCTAATATTACAAATATTGATGCTGTAAAATTCTATTCTCAATTTGCTGACACGGTAGTGCTGGCGCGAGAACTCACGTTAGAGCAAATCACAAAAATTGTGCAACAAATCAAAGATCAACAAATAAAAGGACCTTCTGGCAAAATAGTAGACGTTGAAGTCTTTGTTCATGGTGCATTATGTGTTGCTATCTCTGGGAAATGTTATATGAGTCTTGCAACGTATAATGCCTCAGCAAATCGTGGTGCGTGTTTACAAAATTGTCGACGTTCGTACAAAATTACTGACGAAGAAACAGGAGATGAATTAGTTGTTGATAATAAATACATCATGTCGCCTAAAGATCTCTGCACGATCGGCTTTGTCGATAAGCTCATTGAAAGTGGTGTTTCTATATTCAAAATAGAGGGGAGAGGAAAAGGGCCAGAGTATGTCTTCACAACAGCAACTGTATACAAAGAAGCTATTCTTGCCTATCAAGACAAGACCTACACGCCTGAAAAAATAGCTACGTGGACAACCCGTCTATCGCAAGTGTATAATCGTGGATTTTGGCAAGGCGGTTATTACCTCGGAAAACAACTTGGGGAATGGAGTGGGTCGTATGGGTCACAAGCAACCCACGAGAAAATTTATGTTGGCAAAGTAGATAACTATTATCCCAAAACACAGATTGCACAAGTTCTACTCGATGCTGGTGAATTAAAAGTAGCAGAAACCATTTTTGTAACAGGCCCAACTACCGGCATTCAAGAAGTTACCGTATCGCAGCTTTGTATTGATGAGAAAAATGTAGTTCACGCTCCAAAATCATCATTAGTGACTTTTCCCTGTTCTAGTACAGTGCGTAAAAATGATAAAGTATATCGTTGGAAACAGAGGGATATATGCCCACGTTAA
- a CDS encoding ferredoxin: MPTLIHLRERCIGCNACVELDPQHWEINPLDGKSILKKGIQKGETTILSISQIELEVSLRTVRDCPMRIIKVHK, translated from the coding sequence ATGCCCACGTTAATTCACCTTCGTGAACGCTGTATAGGTTGCAATGCCTGTGTAGAATTAGATCCTCAACATTGGGAAATAAATCCACTTGATGGCAAATCGATTCTTAAGAAAGGAATACAAAAAGGAGAAACAACCATTCTTTCCATCTCCCAAATTGAACTAGAGGTATCATTACGCACCGTTCGTGATTGTCCAATGAGGATCATCAAAGTACATAAATAA
- a CDS encoding recombinase family protein codes for MPKPLAAIYTRVSTEEQAKEGFSLAAQEDSLRNYASALGYDIHKIYKDEGKSAKDLKHRPAMQQMLFDAENHVFSAIFIYKLDRFSRSLKDLILTIDKLKVWGIDFVSLQDKVETASASGKLMFHIISAFAEFERNIIGERTTFGMERKFQEGGAITKPPLGYVMIDKKLVIDEQNAARVKSMYSLFLEGNHSLTKLAKMHGVSVNGLKKILSNRAYLGEVKFAGKGSKGTHKQLLDSELFNQVQERLRTEYSIKN; via the coding sequence ATGCCAAAACCACTAGCTGCAATATATACTCGCGTTTCAACCGAAGAACAAGCTAAAGAAGGTTTCTCGTTAGCAGCACAAGAAGATTCTCTGCGTAATTATGCCTCTGCCTTAGGGTATGATATACATAAGATCTACAAAGACGAAGGAAAATCAGCAAAAGATCTCAAACATCGCCCAGCCATGCAACAAATGTTATTTGATGCTGAAAACCACGTCTTTTCTGCAATATTTATCTACAAATTAGATCGCTTTAGCCGTAGCCTCAAAGATCTTATTCTTACAATCGATAAACTCAAAGTCTGGGGAATAGATTTTGTATCATTACAAGATAAAGTTGAAACAGCATCAGCATCGGGAAAATTAATGTTTCATATTATTTCGGCCTTCGCAGAATTTGAACGAAATATCATCGGAGAGCGCACCACCTTCGGTATGGAACGTAAATTCCAAGAAGGGGGCGCAATCACTAAGCCTCCGCTAGGATATGTGATGATAGATAAGAAATTAGTTATCGATGAACAAAACGCGGCGCGCGTTAAGTCTATGTACAGTTTATTTTTAGAAGGCAATCACAGCCTAACCAAATTAGCTAAAATGCATGGTGTGAGTGTCAACGGGCTAAAAAAAATTTTGTCTAATAGGGCATACCTTGGTGAGGTAAAATTTGCTGGAAAGGGAAGTAAAGGAACACATAAACAATTATTAGATTCTGAATTATTTAACCAAGTACAGGAAAGATTAAGAACTGAATATTCAATTAAAAACTAA